The sequence TGCGCGGCCTCTGGCTTGCGGCCGCGCTCGCCGCGCTGCTGTATGGGCTGTCGCTCGGCCACGCGCCCTATTCCGGCCAGCCCGCCGCCAAGGCGGCGCTCGGCGTCCTGTTGCTCGCCGCGGCGCTGCGGCATCCGCTCGCGCGCGAGCGCGCTTGGCTCGGCGCGGCGCTCGCCGCGTCCACGCTCGGCGACGTGCTCCTCGCGCTCGCCTCGTGGCCGCCGTCGTTCGTCGCCGGCCTCGGCGCGTTCCTGCTCGCCCATCTTGCCTATTGCGCGCTGTTCGCGCCGTGGCGCGCGGCGCCGCGCGGGGCGCGCGCCGTCGCGCTCGGCGCGGTGTGGCTCGCCGCTCCCGCGCTCTACGCGGCGTTCCTTCCTCACCTCGCCGCGCTCGCGGCGCCCGTCGCCGTCTATGTTGCCGTGCTCGGCGCGATGGCGAGCTTCGCGCTCTGCGCGCGCACGCCGGGGCCGCAGGTCGCGGCCGGCGCGCTCGTGTTCGTTGCGTCCGACGCGCTAATCGGCATCGATCGTTTTCTCGGCGCGTTTTCCGGCGTCGATTATTTCATCTGGTTTCTTTATGCGATCGCACAATTGACGATGGCATTCGGTGTGCTGCGGCGCAAATAAAAATAATCGAAGCCGTGCCTGTGTCCTCAACCTGTCGGCGATAAAGCAGGATTTTGCATCGCACCATCCCGATTTCATCCCGCATCGCGCCTTGCGCTCCACAGCCCCATCCGGCGGACCTCGGCATCCGTTGAATCCCGCGCTTAGAGGGCTATGTCTACCCGGCTTGCGGTTTCGACTTTCACGAACTATTGTTACATCCATCAATGTAACAGTAAAAAATGAGCCTAAATGGAGACGCTTGGATGAACGCGCGCAATATGTCCTTCGGTCCGCTCGACAGCACAAACCGTGAAGAAACGCTCGATATCGCCATCATCGGCACCGGCTTTTCCGGGCTCGGCATGGCGATTCGCCTCCGGCAAACCGGCAACCAGGATTTCGCGGTGTTCGAAAAGGCCAGCTCGGTCGGCGGCACCTGGCGGGACAACCATTATCCCGGCTGCGCATGCGACGTTCAGTCGCACGTCTATTCGTTCTCGTTTGCACCGAACCCGCGCTGGACGCGCATGTTCGCGCCGCAGCCGGAAATTCGCGCGTACATGGAAGACTGCGTGCAGCGCTTCAACGTGGGCTCGCATCTGCGCTTCGATCATGAGCTCGTCAACGCGACCTACGACGAAACCGCGCACCGCTGGCACCTCACGTTCGCGAACGGCAAGCGCGTCTGCGCGCGCGTGCTCGTGTCCGGCATGGGCGGCCTGTCGCGCGCCGCGTACCCGAACATTCCCGGCATCGAGACGTTCAAGGGCGAAGCGTTCCACTCGCAGCACTGGAAACACGATTACGCGCTCGAAGGCAAACGCGTCGCCGTGATCGGCACGGGTGCGAGCGTGACCTGCCCCCTACAAACAGGGCCAGCCGGAGTCTAGTAAAGTTCGTTTTCGGAGAAGAAGACGAACATGAAGAAGCGCTTTACGGAACAGCAAATCATCGGGTTTCTGAAGGAAGCCGAGGCCGGTATGCCGGTCAAGGAACTGTGCAGGAAGCATGGGTTCAGTGACGCGTCGTTCTACACCTGGCGCGCGAAGTTCGGCGGCATGGAAGTCTCGGAAGCCCGCCGGCTCAAGGGCCTCGAGGTGGAGAATGCCCGACTGAAGAAACTGCTGGCCGAAGCAATGCTCGATATGGAAGCGTTGAAGGTTGTCGTCAAGGGAAAGCCCTGAGCCCGCAAGCCAAACGCGAAGCAGTGTTGGCGATTCGGGAGAAGGTCAACATCTCCGAGCGCCGCGCCTGCCGGCTTGTCGGGCTTTCTCGCAGCGTGCTGCATTACGACGCGAAGCCGGACCACGAGAATGAGGTGCTCGCGGCGCGTCTGGTGAAGTTGGCGCACGAACGTCGTCGATTCGGCTACCGCCGACTGCACGCCCTGGTGGAACGCGAAGGCACGCACGCCAATCACAAGCGCATCTATCGCCTGTACCGTGAGGCAGGGCTGGCTGTGCGGCGCCGTCGCAAGCGCCACGGCGTCATGATTGAGCGCGAGCAACTGGCATTGCCGGGCGCACCCAACGAGGTATGGTCAATCGATTTCGTGATGGATGCGCTTTCCAACGGCCGGCGCGTGAAGTGCCTGACCGTCGTCGACGATTTCACGAAAGAGGCTGTCGACATCGTCGTCGACCATGGCATCTCAGGTTTGTATGTCGCTCGGGCATTGGACCGTGCAGCTCGCTTCCGTGGCTATCCCAAGGCGGTGCGAACAGACCAGGGACCCGAATTTACGAGCCGCGCGCTTGACCAGTGGGCGTATGCGAACGGCGTCACGCTGAAGTTGATTCAGGCGGGCAAGCCCACGCAGAATGCGTACATCGAATCGTTCAACGGCAAGTTCCGCGACGAATGCCTTAACGAGCACTGGTTCACGACGCTCGCGCACGCTCGGGCAGTCATCGCGGCATGGCGTCAGGACTACAACGAGCAAAGGCCGCACAGCGCACTGAACTACCTTGCGCCGTCAGAGTTTGCGGCGAAACATCGGGCAACCGCGGACGCTCCTGCCGCTTTCCAGGAGTTGGTTTAAAGGGACTTTGCTAGAAGCCCATTGGCCCTATCGAAGGGGGCAGGTCACGAACTGCTTAACGGCATGCCGGACTGAAGCACAACCTGAGGGCGCCGATGCGGCCACACGGAACCGCGCCGGGAATCGTGGAAGCCGGTTGGTTTAAGTTAATGCAGGCACGTCAGCAGCATTTCTGATGCTGCCTGTAGTCGTTTGTCCCAGCTTCAGCGGGTGGGAAGCATAGGCGAGCGGCTCCATCAGCCGATGAGGGTTATACCAGGCCGCCCATTCCAGCGTTGCCGGTTCGACGGATTCCTGCGCCAACTGACGCGCCCGCCAACGATGCGGCGGGCGAGCACGTCGATCGCGAATGCCACGCACAATCCGCCTTGCCATGTCGAAACATACGTAAAATCCGACACCCGGAGCTGATTCGGTCAGCCGGCCTCGAACTGCCGATTGACTCGATCCTGCTGCGGCTCGCCGGGCAGCTCGAACAGACGGCCGCATGGCGGCATCGCCGGCCGGCGGTGTGGGCCGGCGCGTGCGCCGCCCGCCCCGGTATGGCCGGCATCGCCGCCGCCGTCCGTCAGCCGCGCTCGCCCGCACCATAGATCAGCGAATGATGCGCGCCCGCTGCCGCGATCACGCCCGCGGCGGCGGCCAACGTCGCATTCGCCATCGGCCGCGCGACATCCCCCCGCGGCGAACACGCCGGGCACCGACGTCTGCTGCCGTTCGTCGACGGAAAGATAGGGCCCCGTCGGTCCGTCGTCGAAAACGCAACCGAGCCGCTCGGGCAGATCGCAGGCCGGAACCGTTCGGGGCGCGATGAACAGGCCGCAGAGCGCCGCCGTTCTACCATCGGCGAGACAGACCGCCTCGAGCGCGGGCGCGGCGCCGACGAGCGCCGCAACCGGCGTTTGCTCGACCGTCACGCCGCGAGCCGACAGCATGGCCGACTGCTCGCGCGTGGGAACGAACGCGCCCTGGGTGAACAGCGTGGTCGGCCCCCAGTCCGATACCAGCATTGCCTGATGCACGGCCTGCTCGCTGCTTGCCAGCACGCCCATCGGCCGCCGTTCCAATTCGTAGCCGTGGCAATACGGACAGTGCAGGACGCTGACGCCCCAGCGCTCCTGAAGGCCGGGCAGCGCAGGCAGGATGTCCCGAACGCCCGTCGCCAGGATCAGACGCCTGCCCTGCGCTTGCCGGCCGTCAGCCAGCGAAACGCGAAACCCGTCGCTGACGGCCGCGGCGTCGATCGCATCGCCCGCGTCGAATTGCACCGTGGGATATGCGGCGAGCTGCCGGCCCGCGGTTGCGTTGATCGCGGACGGCGCGTGGCCATCCTGCCCGAGAAAGCCGTGGGACGTCCGCGCAAAGCGATTGCGCGGGCGCTTCGCGTCGATGAGCAAGACCCCGCGTCGCGCGCGGGCCAGTTGGAGGGCCGCCGCCTGCCCGGCAAAGCTGCCTCCGATAATGACGACATCGAAATTCACGAGCGCTGTCTCCTTAACGTAATTTTAAAAGTTACGAAAGAACGCGACGTTTGTCAAATCAAAGCACTTGCATTGTTACGTGTGCGACGCAGTGGTAGATTGCGGTGTGATTCGGAAAGGACCCCCACGATGCCACGCGACAACCGCCTGTCCCGCATGCTCCATGTGCTGATCCATATGGATCGGCACGTCGAGCGCGCCACCTCCGAGGCGATCGCGAAGATGCTCGGAACGAACCCGGTCGTCGTGCGCCGGATGATGGCCGGGCTGCGGGACCAAGGCTACGTCCGATCGGAAAAAGGCCATGGCGGCGGCTGGGAACTCGTCTGCGATCTGGATGCGATCACGCTGCTCGATGTCTACCGGGCCATCGGCGAACCGCCGCTGTTCAGCATCGGCCCCCATGCCGAGCAGTCCGACTGCCTCGTCGAGAAGGCCGTCGATGCCCGCATGACAGAAGCGCTGGGCGAAGCGCAGGCCTTGCTGCTCGCACGTTTCGGCGCCATCACAGTGGGCGATCTGGCGAGGGACTTCGACAAGCGGCACGCCCGCCACAAAGCGGGGAAACGGGGGAATTGCACCGCGGCATAGCGCGCTCGCGCGCCGGATTTCGGGCAACCGGCCGGCCGAATGAATCGTCGCGCGTCGGCCGGTGCCGGCGATGGTCGGCGCCGCGCCGAACATCGCCGGCGGCGCGCGGTTTGACGCCATCAGCGCGCGTCGTCCGACGCACGCCGGAACAGCGCTTCGTAATCGACCACGAGTCCGTCGCGATCGACTTCCAGGTGCGCGGTAAAGCCGCTCACGACGCTTTCGTAGCGATAGACGCGATCCGGCACGATGCACTGGTATGCCTGCTGCATGGCGCTCACCGTCAGATCGGGAATCGATACATACACGACATCGACTGGCCGCCGCTCGCCGCGCGCGAGCCCCAGGCGGCGGATCGGCAGCGTGTTCGTGTAAGGGGTTGCGGCGATGTCGACGTCGATGCATCCGTCGAGCGCGCCGAGCCGCTCGTCCGCCGCGTTGCGCCAGCGGCCCTCGCCGTCGCCGCGCAACTCGAGCGTGCCGCCGCCCATCATGGTGACGATCACTTGCTTCGCCCGCCAGCGTGCGTCGCAGACGACGCGATAGGCTAGACCGTAAGCCCGCCCGCCACTCCGCCCGACGACCACGCTCTCGGCAACGCTGCCGCGCGCGTGCCGCTCGAATGCAAGATGCTCGATTCCGTCGTGCTCGAGCGACGCCCAGCGCACTTCTCGCATCGTCCTTCCCCTCGGTCGTCTCGGTCCGATTCCACGCTTGCGATGCGCGCGCGCGCCCGATGCAGGCACGCCGCCGCCGTCACGCGGATCTTGCACGGTACCCGGCGAAGGTCGCGGCGAGCGATCCATCGCGATCGATGGCGATCCATGTCGAACCGTAGTGAACCGCGACGCATTGCTCGCACCACCACGCCGCACGGTCTCGCCGTATCGCCGCATGCGCGCCAAGCTCAACCGCCGCCCCGCCGAGCGCGCCGGCTCGAGCGGCGCTTCGCGACGCATGCCTCACGCGGCCTCAGCGCGCCGCGCTGCCGTCGCGCCGCTCGGCGGCAGCCGCCGCCTCGTCGGCACGCGCCACTGCCCGTGCATAAAGCGCCGCCGCATCGAATCCGTCCAGGTCGAGACCGAAGCGCTCGCGCACGCACGCCGCCCATGCGTCGGCATCCGTCAGCCGGGTGGTGTGCGCCGCGCCGTCGGCCGTTCGCAGCGTCAACGCATCGTTGAAAAGCAGCGCACGCGCATCCGGCAGGATTCGGCACGCGATGAAATCGTGCGTGAAGAACGAATCGGGGTGCCGCGACGTATACCAGTTCGCGACCTCGTAATCGACCCACTCGACGGGCTTCAGCGAAAAACGATACAGCGGATGCCAACCGTTCGGCGTTTCGCATTCGATCTCGAACTCGCCAGCGACGGGCGCGTCGACGACGCGAAACGTGCCGTGCGGCGTCGGCTGTGCGACGTTCGGGTCATGGCGCAGCGGCGCGGTCAGCGTCGTCGAACCGAAGCCGACGTCGGCGAACCAGGTGTCGCCGTCCAGATCGATCCGCAGCAGCATGTGCGTCTGCGGCGTCGACTGTTCCGGCGGACGCTGCCAGCGCACGCGCGCGATCAGCGGCGTCACGCGAAAGCCGAGCTGCACGAGCACCGTGTAGAAGAGCTTGTTCTGCTCGAAGCAGTAACCGCCGCGGCGCTGCCCGACCAGCTTATCGACGACCGATTCGAGTTCGAGCGCGACGCGCGCGCCGGTGAACGGGTTGAGGTTCTCGAACGGAATCGACTGCGGATGCAGCAGTTGCAACTGGCGAAGGACGTCGAGCGTCGGCTCGGCGGGGCCGCGATAACCGATGCGGGCGAAATAACGGGAAAGATCGACTGCGTCGCGCATGGGGACAATCTGATGGTGACGGAACGCATCACCATAGCATTACGCGGATAACCCCATTCGACACAAGGGAAAGCGCGCGCCGGCGGCCATATCGGCGCGCGCCGGGGGAACGCGCGCTAAGGCAACAGCTTGAGCGCCGAGGAAGCGACGGACGGCACCGAAATCCCATGACTCATCGCATACTGCACGGCCGCGCCGAGCGTGCCGCCGATCGACTGGAACTGGTTCGGCGCGCTCTGCGCGATATACGACGCGGCCTTCAGGTTGTTCGGGTCGAGCCCCGATTGAAGCAGCGAGGCGGGATTGGACTCGCCCAGCTTCCCGAGCCCCGACTGCAACCGGGAATACTGCGTGACGCCTTCGCCGAGCGAGGCGAGACCCCGCGTGAAGGCCGCCTTGTCGACGCCCGCGCCCGATACCGCGCCGTTCGCGCCACCCGAGGCGAACGCCTGCGTCAGCGCCTGCGCGACCGATTGTTGGGCGCCGCCCACCTGCGACAGCGCACCGGGCGTCAGCGCGCCCGTGCCGCCGTTGGTCAACAGCCCCGCCGCGTGCTGTGCCTGCCCGGCCGCGCCCGTGAGCCCCATCGCCGATGCAAGGCTCGCCTGCCCTGCAAGCACCTGCTGATTCGCGCCGACATACGACTGCAACAGTTGC is a genomic window of Burkholderia mallei ATCC 23344 containing:
- a CDS encoding IS3-like element IS407 family transposase (programmed frameshift), whose translation is MKKRFTEQQIIGFLKEAEAGMPVKELCRKHGFSDASFYTWRAKFGGMEVSEARRLKGLEVENARLKKLLAEAMLDMEALKVVVKGKPLSPQAKREAVLAIREKVNISERRACRLVGLSRSVLHYDAKPDHENEVLAARLVKLAHERRRFGYRRLHALVEREGTHANHKRIYRLYREAGLAVRRRRKRHGVMIEREQLALPGAPNEVWSIDFVMDALSNGRRVKCLTVVDDFTKEAVDIVVDHGISGLYVARALDRAARFRGYPKAVRTDQGPEFTSRALDQWAYANGVTLKLIQAGKPTQNAYIESFNGKFRDECLNEHWFTTLAHARAVIAAWRQDYNEQRPHSALNYLAPSEFAAKHRATADAPAAFQELV
- a CDS encoding lysoplasmalogenase → MLSHLPPRVRGLWLAAALAALLYGLSLGHAPYSGQPAAKAALGVLLLAAALRHPLARERAWLGAALAASTLGDVLLALASWPPSFVAGLGAFLLAHLAYCALFAPWRAAPRGARAVALGAVWLAAPALYAAFLPHLAALAAPVAVYVAVLGAMASFALCARTPGPQVAAGALVFVASDALIGIDRFLGAFSGVDYFIWFLYAIAQLTMAFGVLRRK
- a CDS encoding putative glycolipid-binding domain-containing protein, which produces MREVRWASLEHDGIEHLAFERHARGSVAESVVVGRSGGRAYGLAYRVVCDARWRAKQVIVTMMGGGTLELRGDGEGRWRNAADERLGALDGCIDVDIAATPYTNTLPIRRLGLARGERRPVDVVYVSIPDLTVSAMQQAYQCIVPDRVYRYESVVSGFTAHLEVDRDGLVVDYEALFRRASDDAR
- a CDS encoding arylamine N-acetyltransferase family protein — translated: MRDAVDLSRYFARIGYRGPAEPTLDVLRQLQLLHPQSIPFENLNPFTGARVALELESVVDKLVGQRRGGYCFEQNKLFYTVLVQLGFRVTPLIARVRWQRPPEQSTPQTHMLLRIDLDGDTWFADVGFGSTTLTAPLRHDPNVAQPTPHGTFRVVDAPVAGEFEIECETPNGWHPLYRFSLKPVEWVDYEVANWYTSRHPDSFFTHDFIACRILPDARALLFNDALTLRTADGAAHTTRLTDADAWAACVRERFGLDLDGFDAAALYARAVARADEAAAAAERRDGSAAR
- a CDS encoding Rrf2 family transcriptional regulator — its product is MPRDNRLSRMLHVLIHMDRHVERATSEAIAKMLGTNPVVVRRMMAGLRDQGYVRSEKGHGGGWELVCDLDAITLLDVYRAIGEPPLFSIGPHAEQSDCLVEKAVDARMTEALGEAQALLLARFGAITVGDLARDFDKRHARHKAGKRGNCTAA